A genomic window from Triticum urartu cultivar G1812 chromosome 7, Tu2.1, whole genome shotgun sequence includes:
- the LOC125525246 gene encoding receptor-like protein EIX2, which produces MHRTASLLPLIIISASSFFTGGAPQPPSSHGGGCIAAERTALLSFKEGITSDPAGLLASWRGQDCCRWRGVNCSNQTGHVIGLRLRSPNPDLYGDPCEGNSLFGEVSPALLSLEHLEHLDLSMNCLSGPNDSFPVFLGQMRNLRYLNLTGLTMFTGRVPPQLGNLSKMQYLSIGQAGSRSQMYSDDITWLTNLHLLQHVSIGGINLSGIHTWPHTLNMIPSLRVISLSGCSLQSANQSLPYLNLTRLEKLDLSWNSFDHSIATSWFWKATSLKYLNLQANRLSGQFPDALGNMTSLQVLDVSENWNKYLMVTGNLKNLCSLNILDFSNNEINGDIAVMMGGLPECAWESLQELDFSYNSLTGTLPNLIGTFSSLRRLKLNKNNLTGSIPPGIGYLTCLAALDLSNNCFSGSVPFEIGSLTNLSSLDLRNNNFSGIVPSEIGALSDLTSLVLSKNNFSGVIKETHFAGLKGLKNIDLSSNSLKIEVDSDWLPPFRLESALFSSCRMGPLFPAWLQWQQEITKLDISSTALVDRIPDWFWSTFSRVTYLDMSDNQISGNLPAHLDDMAFEELYLSSNRLTGPIPPFPGNITVFDISNNSFSGTLPSNLEAVELQTLLMYSNQIGGNIPESMCKLEMLGDLDLSSNLLEGGIPQCFENISISYLLLSNNSLSDTFPTFLHNGKSLEFLDLAWNKFYGRIPTWIGELRRLRFVRLSHNTFSGTIPVEITALSYLQYLDLSGNNISGAIPVHLSNLTGMTRKGFMPISSESTGPAGLGSVTVAGQFGAILSIITKGQELKYGGTLAYFVSIDLSGNSLTGEIPTDISFLDALINLNLSSNHLSGNIPTKIGGLRSLESLDLSQNKLSGEIPSSLSSLTSLSYLNMSYNSLSGRIPSGHQLDTLSADNPALMYIGNNGLCGPPLQKNCSGNGTVVHGHPGSSNREFEPLTFYFGLVLGLVAGLWSVFCTFLFKKTWRIAYFQLFDELCDRIYVYVVVKWASFTRKTDEE; this is translated from the coding sequence ATGCATCGCACAGCCAGCCTCCTCCCCCTGATCATCATAAGCGCCAGTTCATTCTTCACGGGTGGTGCGCCGCAACCCCCGAGTTCCCATGGTGGTGGTTGCATCGCCGCCGAGAGGACTGCCTTGCTCTCCTTCAAAGAGGGCATCACAAGTGACCCCGCCGGCCTCCTTGCCTCGTGGCGTGGCCAGGACTGCTGCCGGTGGAGAGGCGTCAACTGCAGCAACCAGACCGGCCATGTCATCGGGCTTCGCCTCCGCTCTCCAAACCCGGACTTGTACGGGGATCCATGTGAAGGTAACAGTCTGTTCGGTGAAGTAAGCCCCGCTTTGCTTTCCTTGGAGCATCTAGAGCACCTGGACCTCAGTATGAACTGCTTGTCAGGGCCAAATGACAGTTTTCCTGTGTTCCTGGGCCAGATGAGGAACCTGAGATACCTCAACCTCACCGGCTTAACGATGTTTACCGGTAGGGTGCCTCCACAGCTCGGTAACCTGTCCAAGATGCAGTATCTGTCCATCGGCCAGGCTGGTAGTCGCTCTCAGATGTACTCTGATGACATCACCTGGTTAACAAACCTTCATTTGCTACAGCATGTTAGCATCGGAGGGATAAATCTCTCTGGGATACATACCTGGCCTCATACGCTGAATATGATCCCGTCTCTAAGGGTTATCAGTCTTAGTGGTTGTTCGCTTCAGAGCGCAAACCAATCGCTTCCGTACCTCAATCTCACAAGACTTGAGAAGCTTGATCTTTCCTGGAACAGTTTTGACCACTCAATAGCAACTAGTTGGTTTTGGAAAGCCACAAGCCTCAAGTACCTCAATCTTCAGGCCAACAGATTATCCGGCCAATTTCCCGACGCACTAGGAAACATGACATCCCTTCAAGTCCTTGACGTGTCAGAAAATTGGAACAAGTATTTGATGGTGACAGGAAACCTGAAGAATCTTTGCAGTCTGAATATTCTAGACTTCAGCAATAATGAAATAAATGGAGATATAGCAGTCATGATGGGGGGTTTGCCAGAATGCGCATGGGAATCTTTGCAAGAGCTAGATTTCAGCTACAACAGTTTAACTGGAACATTGCCAAATTTGATAGGTACATTCAGCAGCTTGAGGAGACTTAAACTCAACAAGAACAACCTCACCGGAAGTATCCCACCGGGCATTGGGTATTTAACATGCTTAGCTGCCCTTGACCTTTCGAACAACTGCTTCAGTGGAAGCGTACCCTTTGAAATTGGTTCCCTAACTAATCTATCTTCTTTGGATCTAAGAAACAACAACTTCAGTGGTATTGTGCCATCTGAAATTGGTGCCCTTAGTGATCTGACTTCTTTGGTCCTAAGCAAGAACAACTTTAGTGGTGTGATCAAGGAAACACATTTTGCAGGTCTAAAAGGTTTAAAGAACATAGACCTGTCTTCCAATAGTTTGAAGATTGAAGTAGATTCCGATTGGCTTCCTCCCTTCAGGCTGGAGTCTGCGCTGTTTTCATCTTGCCGAATGGGTCCTCTGTTTCCTGCCTGGCTTCAGTGGCAACAAGAAATCACAAAACTTGACATTTCCAGCACAGCTCTAGTGGACAGGATTCCTGATTGGTTTTGGTCTACATTTTCACGAGTCACATACCTCGACATGTCTGACAACCAAATTAGTGGCAACTTGCCAGCACATCTAGATGACATGGCGTTTGAAGAACTCTACCTCAGTTCAAACCGGCTTACAGGGCCAATACCACCGTTCCCAGGAAATATCACCGTGTTCGACATCTCCAACAATTCCTTTTCAGGAACACTGCCATCAAATCTTGAAGCTGTGGAACTGCAAACATTGCTCATGTATTCAAATCAAATTGGTGGTAACATTCCAGAATCTATGTGTAAACTAGAAATGCTGGGAGATCTAGATTTATCAAGCAATCTTTTGGAGGGTGGAATTCCTCAGTGCTTTGAGAATATATCCATATCATACCTACTATTAAGCAACAATAGTTTATCAGATACATTCCCAACATTTCTGCACAATGGAAAGAGTCTCGAATTTCTTGATCTTGCATGGAATAAGTTCTATGGAAGGATACCAACATGGATAGGAGAGCTCAGAAGATTACGGTTTGTGCGACTAAGTCACAACACGTTTTCTGGGACTATTCCAGTTGAAATAACGGCTCTCAGTTATCTTCAATACTTGGATCTATCAGGAAATAACATATCTGGTGCTATACCTGTGCATTTGTCAAACCTAACAGGTATGACCCGGAAGGGCTTCATGCCTATATCCAGCGAAAGTACTGGTCCAGCCGGCTTGGGTTCAGTAACTGTAGCAGGTCAATTTGGAGCGATCTTGTCAATAATCACAAAAGGGCAAGAGCTTAAATATGGTGGCACCCTTGCATATTTTGTGAGCATTGATTTATCCGGCAACTCCTTAACTGGTGAAATTCCCACGGATATCTCTTTCCTTGATGCACTGATAAATCTGAATTTGTCATCAAACCACCTGAGCGGAAACATTCCTACCAAGATTGGCGGCCTACGGTCATTAGAGTCTCTTGACCTCTCTCAGAACAAGCTTTCTGGTGAAATCCCATCAAGCTTGTCAAGTTTGACATCTCTGAGCTATTTGAACATGTCTTATAATAGTTTGTCTGGAAGGATACCATCAGGCCACCAACTTGACACCCTTAGTGCCGACAACCCAGCACTTATGTACATTGGCAACAACGGACTTTGCGGGCCTCCTCTTCAGAAGAATTGTTCAGGAAATGGTACGGTTGTCCATGGTCATCCTGGAAGCAGCAATCGGGAATTTGAGCCACTGACCTTCTATTTTGGTCTTGTGCTGGGACTTGTAGCGGGGCTCTGGAGTGTGTTTTGCACGTTCCTGTTCAAGAAGACATGGAGGATTGCTTATTTTCAACTCTTTGATGAGCTGTGTGACAGAATCTATGTATATGTGGTTGTGAAGTGGGCAAGCTTCACAAGGAAGACAGATGAAGAATAA